The proteins below come from a single Rosa rugosa chromosome 2, drRosRugo1.1, whole genome shotgun sequence genomic window:
- the LOC133733795 gene encoding uncharacterized protein LOC133733795 produces MSQQSSEQVLQDRLEILSTVEHVKWVTEKGYRFTLDFFQGMEFFLTWNGELPKLADVPGNSKYSSLKVQKEILNILGDKVRNKIREEVGDSKFCIILGKACDQSKRQLLVVILRFVDCRGCVQERMFEVVDVDDDFTAPALEKEIFNLLARNNLCVGNMRGQGYNGASSMRDAWNTVQASFLRDSPCAYYVHCFAHDLHVALFTATYEIFAMYIFFKALRSIVSFLSVYSNCHSDLKPAGDVEIADLVAFVELESQSFQRDPTVSWSFHYGLITRLIDMFDATCTFLENIETSRLNADIRGEAWGIYNVVASFEFVFSLLLFKEIMEITGEVCQAVQRKFQPILNAFDLVSSTKTILQKFQQDGWDNFIGSVVSFSERNSINIPDMGARHRVHKCRSSQQEFITVEHYYHIDIFNAVIDLQLKELNSRFPQQTMELFILSSALDPTDAFKSFKIDDICNLAGKFYPQDFTQDEMHALRLQLKNYELEVLCDPQFRNMSSLSELCQGLIETGKSALYFLIDRLIRLVLTLPVHTAMTERAFSAMGPINELCNKIEDEFLPNYLVVHIERDHAESIDSDSVIDDLYSVNHARALLQ; encoded by the coding sequence ATGAGTCAACAATCTTCGGAGCAAGTCTTGCAGGATCGTTTGGAAATTTTGTCCACTGTAGAACATGTTAAATGGGTTACAGAAAAGGGTTATAGATTTACGCTTGATTTCTTTCAAGGGATGGAGTTTTTTTTAACGTGGAATGGCGAACTTCCTAAATTGGCAGATGTTCCTGGAAATTCCAAGTATTCGTCACTGAAAGTTCAAAAGGAGATCTTGAATATTCTCGGTGACAAGGTGAGGAATAAGATTCGTGAAGAAGTTGGAGATTCCAAATTCTGCATTATCCTTGGTAAAGCTTGTGATCAATCTAAGAGGCAACTATTGGTTGTTATTCTGAGATTTGTGGACTGTCGAGGTTGTGTTCAAGAACGAATGTTTGAAGTTGTAGATGTTGATGATGACTTTACTGCCCCAGCTCTTGAAAAAGAGATATTCAATTTACTTGCTCGGAATAATCTCTGTGTTGGAAATATGCGAGGGCAAGGGTACAATGGTGCAAGCAGTATGCGTGACGCATGGAATACAGTACAAGCATCGTTTCTCAGAGATTCCCCATGTGCGTATTATGTACATTGCTTTGCTCATGATCTGCATGTAGCATTGTTCACTGCAACTTACGAAATATTTGCTATGTACATATTTTTTAAAGCGCTGCGCTCCATTGTCAGTTTTCTTAGTGTTTACTCCAATTGTCATTCTGATCTAAAACCAGCTGGAGATGTTGAAATTGCAGATTTGGTTGCTTTTGTAGAGCTTGAGTCACAGAGTTTCCAACGAGACCCAACTGTGAGTTGGAGCTTCCATTATGGTTTGATTACTAGATTGATTGATATGTTTGATGCTACTTGCACATTTCTTGAAAACATTGAAACAAGTAGACTGAATGCGGATATTCGTGGGGAAGCTTGGGGTATTTATAACGTGGTAGCATCCTTCGAATTTGTATTTAGCTTGCTGTTGTTTAAAGAAATTATGGAAATCACTGGTGAAGTTTGTCAAGCGGTGCAACGGAAATTTCAGCCCATCTTGAATGCTTTTGACTTGGTCTCAAGTACAAAAACTATCCTTCAGAAGTTTCAACAAGATGGTTGGGATAATTTCATTGGAAGTGTGGTATCATTTTCTGAAAGAAATTCCATAAATATTCCTGATATGGGTGCTCGTCATAGGGTGCACAAATGTCGTTCTTCTCAGCAAGAATTTATTACAGTTGAGCATTATTACCACATTGATATATTCAATGCGGTAATAGATTTACAGTTGAAGGAGTTAAACAGTAGGTTTCCACAGCAAACAATGGAACTTTTTATTCTTAGCTCAGCTTTAGATCCTACTGATGCATTTAAATCATTTAAAATTGATGATATTTGCAATCTTGCTGGGAAGTTCTATCCTCAAGATTTCACTCAAGATGAGATGCATGCTTTGAGACTACAATTGAAAAACTATGAGCTTGAAGTTCTTTGTGATCCACAGTTTCGGAATATGTCTTCTCTATCTGAACTTTGTCAAGGATTAATTGAAACAGGAAAGTCAGCCTTGTATTTCTTAATCGACAGATTGATTCGTCTAGTGTTGACTCTTCCAGTTCATACGGCAATGACTGAACGAGCATTTTCAGCAATGGGACCTATCAATGAACTCTGCAACAAGATAGAAGACGAGTTTCTCCCAAATTATTTGGTTGTCCACATTGAGAGAGATCACGCTGAAAGTATTGATTCAGATTCAGTAATAGATGATCTTTATTCTGTGAATCATGCGAGGGCACTACTTCAATAG
- the LOC133734241 gene encoding probable LRR receptor-like serine/threonine-protein kinase At3g47570 has product MERTWFFLVCCFSIAVAAHTNSKLTTDQSGLLALKARVTSDPNMILTNWSTNTPTCTWVGVTCGANHFRVAVLNLSYMGLTGTIPPDLGNLSFLVELRFANNSFHGHLPEELARLHQLKLIGLAYNSFSGVIPSWFGSLSKLQTFNLTGNQFSGSIPSAIFNLSALQVINLSHNQLSGSIPREIGNLTMLKMIFLDDNKFTEIPNEISTLNQLEKLYVQLNSLMGHVPIAIFNISSLTTLTFYGNNLSGSLSDNICQHLPSIQVLDFSYNQFHGPLPSKCWQCKRLLQLGLSNNNFSGSIPNNIGNLTQIKAIYLDINHLTGTIPHEIGQLPYLEELSLGINNLKGLIPSSIFNMSTITKISLSNNQLSGNLPANIGHRIPILQELYLGINKLSGVIPKSISNVSKLTDLDLDRNFFSGFIPSTLCVLTNLEQLKLFHNNLTIDSSTPEVNILSCLANLKNLKELAFSTNPLNVRLPVSFKNLSTSLQYIYLSNCNMRGNILNDIGNLSSLIVLNLAENQLSGLIPTSTGRLYNLQGLYLYDNRLQGYIPNEVCQLNYLAELILYGNQLTGCIPSCLGNLTAALRILSIGSNLLNSTIPSTLWDLTDILQVNLSSNSLSGSLSQGVGNLKVATDILLSYNQLSGTIPSNIGGLQDLVNLDLGNNKLEGTIPSSLGNSLSLKFLDLSKNQLFGVIPKSLEALSYLQYMNLSFNKLQGEIPTDGPFRNFSAQSFVSNHGLCGPSRFHVPPCKKRSGRSILKYVIPGILSTMLILTSIWMLMLHRKKNVKSATETTLPQLLWRRVSYQELLSTTNGFHEGNLLGTGGFGSVYAGTLSDGIDVAIKVFNLELEGASTSFDVECEMLSNIRHRNLIKVISCCSQIDFKAVVLNYMPNGSLDKWLYSPNYSLNILQRLNILIDVASALEYLHHGYETPIVHCDLKPRNILLDNDMGAHVTDFGIAKLLDGGDSMTRTMTLATIGYMAPEYGMEGIITKRADVYSFGIVMMETLTKRKPTDDMFVGEMCLKQWVANSLYANAVVDVVDTDLLQTEEDDDIVSKRDCLSSLMQLALSCSAESSEERINMQEALATLNKIKIKFLKNAAEVVLNPRAEI; this is encoded by the exons ATGGAGAGAACTTGGTTCTTCCTGGTATGCTGCTTTTCTATAGCGGTAGCAGCACATACCAATAGTAAGCTCACCACAGACCAGTCTGGTCTTCTTGCTCTCAAAGCCCGTGTCACGAGTGATCCTAACATGATCTTGACCAACTGGTCTACCAACACCCCTACTTGCACTTGGGTTGGCGTTACTTGTGGCGCAAACCACTTCAGAGTTGCAGTCTTGAACCTCTCTTACATGGGACTCACAGGCACTATTCCTCCGGATCTTGGCAACCTCTCATTTCTTGTTGAGCTGCGTTTCGCAAATAACAGTTTTCATGGTCACTTGCCTGAAGAATTGGCTCGTTTGCACCAGTTAAAGTTGATTGGCTTAGCATACAACAGCTTTAGTGGAGTCATTCCATCATGGTTCGGGTCCTTGTCCAAACTTCAAACGTTCAATTTGACCGGTAATCAGTTTTCAGGTTCCATACCCTCTGCCATTTTCAACTTATCTGCACTGCAAGTCATTAATTTGAGCCATAACCAACTATCAG GTAGCATACCAAGAGAAATTGGAAACCTAACCATGCTGAAGATGATATTTCTTGATGATAATAAGTTTACAG AAATTCCAAACGAGATTAGCACTTTGAATCAGCTCGAGAAGTTATATGTCCAGCTCAATTCCCTAATGGGGCATGTTCCTATAGCTATCTTCAACATATCTTCTTTGACTACTTTGACTTTTTATGGAAACAACTTGAGCGGTAGTCTTTCAGATAATATATGCCAACATCTTCCTAGCATTCAAGTGTTGGATTTTTCTTACAACCAGTTTCATGGTCCACTTCCATCCAAATGTTGGCAATGCAAACGACTTCTTCAGTTAGGATTGTCGAATAACAATTTCAGTGGAAGTATACCTAACAATATTGGGAACTTAACCCAAATAAAGGCGATATACCTTGACATAAATCATCTAACAG GTACTATTCCACATGAGATTGGCCAGCTTCCATATTTGGAGGAATTGTCCCTCGGTATTAATAATCTCAAAGGGCTGATTCCATCCTCAATCTTCAATATGTCCACAATAACGAAGATATCGCTTAGCAACAATCAGCTCTCAGGTAACCTCCCAGCAAACATAGGTCATAGGATTCCAATCCTTCAAGAGCTATACCTAGGAATAAATAAACTTAGCGGAGTAATCCCCAAATCCATCTCCAATGTTTCTAAGCTCACGGATCTAGACCTAGACCGTAACTTTTTTTCTGGCTTTATTCCAAGCACACTTTGTGTCTTAACGAACCTTGAACAACTTAAGTTATTCCATAATAACTTGACCATTGATAGTTCGACTCCAGAAGTAAATATTCTCTCTTGTTTGGCAAATCTTAAGAATTTAAAGGAATTAGCCTTCTCAACCAATCCATTAAATGTCAGGCTTCCAGTTTCCTTTAAGAATCTCTCTACATCACTCCAATATATTTATTTAAGCAATTGCAACATGAGAGGTAACATCCTCAATGATATAGGCAACTTGAGCAGCTTGATAGTCTTGAACTTGGCAGAAAATCAATTGAGTGGATTGATTCCAACCTCAACAGGAAGACTATATAATCTCCAAGGTTTGTATTTATATGACAACAGATTGCAAGGATACATCCCGAATGAAGTTTGTCAACTAAACTACCTAGCTGAGTTAATTTTGTATGGGAATCAACTCACTGGTTGCATACCTTCCTGCTTGGGTAATCTAACTGCAGCGCTAAGAATTCTATCAATAGGGTCCAATTTGCTGAATTCAACAATACCATCGACCTTGTGGGATCTTACTGATATCTTGCAAGTAAATTTGTCTTCAAATTCTTTGAGTGGATCTCTCTCACAAGGTGTTGGCAATTTGAAAGTTGCCACAGATATATTGTTATCGTACAACCAATTGTCAGGCACTATACCAAGCAACATTGGGGGTCTTCAAGATTTGGTGAATCTCGACTTGGGAAATAATAAACTAGAAGGCACAATTCCTAGTTCACTTGGCAACTCTTTAAGCCTGAAGTTCTTGGATTTATCCAAAAACCAATTATTTGGAGTGATTCCGAAGTCTCTTGAAGCACTCTCATATCTCCAGTATATGAATTTGTCTTTTAACAAACTCCAAGGTGAAATTCCAACGGATGGACCTTTCAGAAACTTCTCTGCTCAATCATTTGTTTCTAATCATGGACTCTGTGGGCCATCTCGGTTTCATGTTCCACCATGCAAAAAAAGAAGTGGTAGATCTATCTTGAAATATGTCATTCCAGGGATCTTGTCAACAATGCTTATATTGACCTCCATTTGGATGTTGATGTTACACAGAAAAAAGAATGTGAAATCTGCAACTGAAACTACCTTGCCTCAACTTCTATGGAGAAGAGTTTCATACCAAGAGCTTCTAAGTACAACAAATGGATTCCATGAAGGTAACTTACTTGGCACTGGGGGTTTTGGCTCAGTATATGCAGGAACACTTTCAGATGGGATAGACGTTGCCATAAAAGTTTTCAATTTAGAGCTAGAAGGAGCATCCACGAGTTTTGATGTTGAATGTGAGATGTTAAGCAATATTCGTCACCGAAATCTTATCAAAGTCATAAGTTGCTGCAGTCAAATTGATTTCAAAGCGGTTGTACTGAACTATATGCCTAATGGGAGCCTTGACAAGTGGTTATATTCTCCGAACTATTCCTTGAATATCCTGCAGAGGTTGAATATATTGATAGATGTTGCATCGGCATTGGAGTATCTTCATCATGGTTATGAAACACCTATTGTGCATTGTGATTTGAAGCCCAGAAACATATTACTAGACAATGATATGGGTGCACATGTTACTGACTTTGGTATTGCAAAACTCTTGGACGGAGGAGATTCTATGACTCGCACCATGACCCTAGCCACAATTGGTTATATGGCTCCAG AGTATGGGATGGAAGGAATAATTACCAAAAGAGCGGATGTGTATAGTTTTGGTATTGTAATGATGGAAACACTCACAAAAAGGAAGCCAACAGATGACATGTTTGTTGGGGAAATGTGTTTGAAGCAATGGGTTGCGAATTCACTGTATGCAAATGCGGTAGTTGATGTCGTGGACACCGATTTACTTCAGACAGAGGAAGATGATGATATTGTGAGCAAGAGAGATTGTTTGTCATCCCTTATGCAATTGGCTCTTTCTTGTTCTGCAGAATCATCAGAAGAGAGAATAAACATGCAAGAGGCTTTAGCCACCCTTAACAAAATCAAGATCAAGTTTTTGAAAAACGCTGCAGAAGTGGTGTTGAACCCTAGAGCTGAGATTTGA